In Solanum lycopersicum chromosome 5, SLM_r2.1, the following are encoded in one genomic region:
- the LOC101261918 gene encoding protein NRT1/ PTR FAMILY 1.2: protein MGTESQAEINTRKGGLRTMPFIILNESFERIASYGSQTNMIIYLMTYYNMSAATGTSIIGIWGALSSGLAIVGAIIADCYWGRYNAVAYGTIFTFIGMVILWLTSMIPQLTTLACSHFQHVCNGPTAFQLAVLFTSFVFTSIGAGFVRPCSIMFGADQLEQKGNPENKKIVESYFNWYYASTGVATMIAVTVIIYIQDRYGWQIGFGIPVILMVLSVSTFLIGSSLYIKVKPDTNNLLLGLFQAGAAAFRKRKTPLSLTGCDDYYHSPYETEVLTPSKDFRCLNRACMIEDPERDLNADGSASNPWNLCSVERVESLKALIRIIPMWSAGFMMFVDMNVFAFSVLQTKTMDRHILPHFEVPAASFSVFLIIALTIWITFYDRVLVPLLSKYTGRPRGLSPVTRMGIGLTVSCMSMALSAITESIRRKRAITEGHEDDPNALVNMSAMWFVPQYALLGIAEATHGVGQIEFFYTLLPKSMASIASAMYTVGTAVSSLIGSILVSSEDWLTSRGGKTSWLSSNINKGHLDYHFWLLALMSFLNLLYFLWVCRFYETGNDELPHVADEEECDYRLLHES from the exons ATGGGCACAGAATCACAAGCTGAAATAAACACAAGAAAGGGTGGTCTTAGGACCATGCCATTCATCATTT TGAATGAATCATTTGAAAGGATAGCAAGTTATGGTTCACAAACAAAcatgataatttatttgatgACATATTATAACATGAGTGCTGCTACTGGCACTAGTATTATTGGTATATGGGGTGCACTTTCAAGTGGATTGGCTATTGTTGGGGCGATTATTGCTGATTGTTATTGGGGTCGATATAATGCTGTTGCCTATGGAACCATCTTCACTTTTATT GGAATGGTTATTCTCTGGCTTACATCAATGATTCCGCAACTCACAACTTTGGCATGTTCTCATTTTCAACATGTTTGTAATGGACCAACAGCATTCCAGCTTGCTGTTCTGTTTACATCTTTTGTGTTTACGTCTATCGGAGCTGGTTTTGTTAGACCTTGTTCTATAATGTTTGGTGCTGATCAATTGGAACAAAAAGGCAACCCTGAAAACAAGAAGATTGTTGAGAGCTATTTCAATTGGTACTATGCTAGCACAGGGGTTGCAACTATGATTGCAGTTACCgttattatttatattcaaGATCGTTATGGTTGGCAAATTGGCTTTGGTATCCCTGTTATACTCATGGTTTTGTCTGTCTCAACGTTCCTAATCGGTTCTTCTCTTTATATCAAAGTGAAACCCGATACAAACAACTTGCTATTAGGATTGTTCCAAGCAGGTGCAGCTGcttttagaaaaaggaaaaccCCTCTTTCATTGACTGGTTGTGATGACTACTATCATTCGCCATATGAAACAGAGGTCTTAACGCCATCAAAAGACTTCAG GTGCTTAAATAGAGCTTGTATGATTGAAGATCCTGAAAGAGATTTGAATGCTGATGGATCAGCTTCAAATCCATGGAATCTGTGTAGTGTGGAACGAGTTGAATCACTCAAGGCTCTTATTAGAATAATTCCTATGTGGTCAGCCGGTTTTATGATGTTTGTAGACATGAATGTATTCGCATTTTCTGTACTTCAAACAAAGACAATGGATAGACATATCTTGCCACACTTTGAAGTACCAGCAGCATCATTCAGCGTGTTCTTGATTATTGCTTTAACAATCTGGATTACTTTCTATGATCGTGTTTTGGTCCCTTTGCTATCAAAATATACTGGAAGGCCAAGAGGGCTAAGTCCTGTTACCCGAATGGGAATTGGGTTAACAGTCTCTTGTATGTCTATGGCATTGTCAGCAATAACAGAAAGCATAAGACGAAAAAGGGCAATCACAGAAGGGCATGAGGACGACCCAAATGCTTTAGTAAACATGTCTGCTATGTGGTTCGTGCCACAGTATGCACTACTCGGGATAGCTGAGGCTACCCATGGAGTTGGACAGATTGAATTCTTCTACACTCTATTACCGAAAAGCATGGCCAGCATCGCGTCAGCTATGTACACTGTTGGAACTGCTGTGTCGAGTTTGATTGGAAGTATTCTGGTGAGTAGTGAGGATTGGCTTACATCAAGGGGAGGTAAAACGAGCTGGCTTTCTAGCAACATTAATAAGGGTCACCTGGATTACCATTTCTGGTTGCTTGCTTTAATGAGTTTTCTCAACTTGTTATATTTTCTATGGGTCTGCCGGTTTTATGAGACTGGGAATGATGAATTACCTCATGTGGCTGATGAGGAAGAGTGTGATTATAGACTCTTACATGAATCTTGA
- the LOC101261620 gene encoding protein NRT1/ PTR FAMILY 1.2, giving the protein MGTEIQDEVNTRKGGLRTMPFIILNESFERIASYGSQTNLIIYLMTYYSMSAATGTSIIGLWGALSGGLAIVGAIIADCYWGRYNAVAYGTIFTFIGMVILWLTSMIPQLTTFACSHFQHVCNGPTAFQLAVLSTSFAFTSIGAGFVRPCSIMFGADQLEQKGNPENEKIIERYFNWYYASNGVATMIAVTTIIYIQDRYGWQIGFGVPVLLMVLSISTFLIGSPLYIKVKTDTNNLLVGLSQACVAAFRKRKTRLSLTGCDDYYHSPYETEVLTPSKDFRCLNRACMIEDRERDLNPDGSASNPWNLCSVERVESLKALIRIIPMWSTGLMVFVDMNVFAFAVLQTKTMDRHILPHFEVPAASFSVFLIIALTMWIIFYDRLLVPLLSKYTGSPRGLSPVTRMRIGLTVSCMSMALSAITESIRRKRAITEGHEDDPNALVNMSAMWFVPQYALLGIATATHGVGQIEFFYTLLPKSMASIASAIDTVGNAASSLIGSFLVSSEDWLTSTGGKTSWLSSNINKGHLDYHFWLLTFLSLLNLLYFHFICRFYETGNDALPHVADEEECDYRLLHES; this is encoded by the exons ATGGGCACTGAAATACAAGATGAAGTGAACACAAGAAAGGGTGGTCTTAGGACCATGCCATTCATCATTT TGAATGAATCATTTGAAAGGATAGCAAGTTATGGTTCACAAACAAATCTGATAATTTATTTGATGACATATTATAGCATGAGTGCTGCTACGGGTACTAGTATTATTGGATTATGGGGTGCACTTTCAGGTGGATTAGCTATTGTTGGGGCGATTATTGCCGATTGTTATTGGGGTCGATATAATGCTGTTGCCTATGGAACCATCTTCACTTTTATT GGAATGGTTATTCTTTGGCTCACATCAATGATACCGCAACTCACGACTTTCGCCTGTTCACATTTTCAACATGTTTGTAATGGACCAACAGCATTCCAACTTGCTGTTCTGTCTACATCATTTGCGTTTACGTCTATTGGAGCTGGTTTTGTTAGACCTTGTTCTATAATGTTTGGTGCTGATCAATTGGAACAAAAAGGGAACCCTGAGAATGAGAAGATTATTGAGAGATATTTCAATTGGTACTATGCTAGCAATGGGGTTGCAACTATGATTGCAGTTACCacaattatttatattcaaGATCGTTATGGTTGGCAAATTGGCTTTGGCGTCCCTGTTTTACTCATGGTTTTGTCTATCTCAACGTTCCTAATCGGTTCTCCTCTTTATATCAAAGTGAAAACTGATACAAACAACTTGCTAGTAGGATTGTCCCAAGCATGTGTAGCAGcatttagaaaaagaaaaacccGTCTTTCATTGACTGGTTGCGATGACTACTATCATTCGCCATATGAAACAGAGGTCTTAACGCCATCAAAGGACTTCAG GTGTTTAAATAGAGCTTGTATGATTGAAGATCGTGAAAGAGATTTGAATCCTGATGGATCAGCTTCAAATCCATGGAATCTGTGTAGTGTGGAACGAGTTGAATCACTCAAGGCTCTTATTAGAATAATTCCTATGTGGTCAACCGGTTTAATGGTGTTTGTGGACATGAATGTATTCGCATTTGCTGTACTTCAAACAAAGACAATGGATAGACATATCTTGCCGCACTTTGAAGTACCAGCAGCATCATTCAGTGTGTTCCTGATTATCGCTTTAACAATGTGGATTATTTTCTATGATCGTCTTTTGGTCCCTTTGCTATCTAAATATACTGGAAGTCCAAGAGGGCTAAGTCCTGTTACCCGAATGAGAATTGGGTTAACAGTCTCTTGTATGTCAATGGCATTGTCAGCAATAACAGAAAGCATAAGACGAAAAAGGGCAATCACAGAAGGGCATGAGGACGATCCAAATGCTTTAGTAAACATGTCTGCTATGTGGTTCGTGCCACAGTATGCACTACTCGGTATAGCTACGGCTACACATGGAGTTGGACAAATTGAGTTCTTCTACACTCTATTACCGAAAAGCATGGCAAGCATCGCGTCTGCTATAGACACTGTTGGGAATGCAGCGTCGAGTTTGATTGGAAGTTTTCTTGTGAGTAGTGAGGATTGGCTTACATCAACAGGAGGTAAAACAAGCTGGCTTTCTAGCAACATTAATAAAGGTCACCTGGATTACCATTTCTGGCTGCTTACTTTTTTGAGTTTGCTCAACTtgttatattttcatttcatctgCCGGTTTTATGAAACTGGGAATGATGCATTACCTCATGTGGCTGATGAGGAAGAGTGTGATTATAGACTCTTACATGAATCTTGA
- the LOC101250504 gene encoding protein NRT1/ PTR FAMILY 1.2-like, with product MGIETQVEVKPRKGGFRTMPFIIVNESFERVASYGLQFNMLMYLMTYYNMSAATGTSILALWAALSNGLAIVGAIIADYYWGRFRAVAFGSISTLIGMIILWLTAMIPQLKSLPCSHFQHVCNGPTAFLFAVLFSSLVFMSVGAGFVRPCSIIFGADQLENKQNPENGRILDSYFNWYYASSGISTILAVTIIVYIQDLYGWKVGFGVPVILMFLSVLMFQIGSPLYIKVKAKDTENLVIGLFQALVAAFRKRNTRLSLSDCDEYYRWPLESEVLTPSMDLRWLNSACMIEDAERDLNPDGSASNPWKLCSLEQVESLKALLRVLPMWSTGFVIFVDMNVFAFSLLQTKTMDRHIFPHFEVPAASFSVFLIIALTIWIAFYDRVLVPLLSKYTGQPRGLSPVTRMGIGLIASSMSIALSAITESIRRQRAIEEGHEDDPNALVNMSAMWFVPQYALLGVAEAAHAVGQIEFLYALLPKSMSSTASAMYTVGTAVSSLIGSILVSSVDWLSSTGGKTSWLSSNINQGHIDYFFWLLTFLNLLNLLYFLLICWFYEVGNNGSSNSAHVAEDKECDYRLLSES from the exons atgGGCATAGAAACACAAGTTGAAGTGAAGCCAAGAAAGGGTGGTTTTAGAACTATGCCTTTCATCATTG tgaatGAATCATTTGAAAGGGTAGCAAGTTATGGTTTACAATTTAACATGCTAATGTATTTGATGACATATTATAATATGAGTGCTGCGACTGGTACTAGTATTCTTGCATTATGGGCTGCACTTTCAAATGGATTGGCTATTGTTGGTGCAATTATTGCGGATTATTATTGGGGTAGATTTAGAGCTGTTGCATTTGGATCCATATCCACTCTTATT GGAATGATAATTCTATGGCTCACAGCAATGATTCCACAACTCAAGTCTTTACCCTGTTCTCATTTCCAACATGTTTGTAATGGACCAACAGCATTCCTATTTGCTGTTCTGTTTTCATCTCTTGTGTTTATGTCCGTCGGAGCTGGTTTTGTTAGACCTTGTTCTATAATATTTGGTGCTGATCAATTGGAAAATAAACAGAACCCCGAGAACGGGAGGATTCTTGATAGTTATTTCAATTGGTACTATGCTAGCTCAGGGATTTCAACTATTCTCGCAGTTACTATTATCGTTTATATTCAAGATCTTTATGGTTGGAAAGTTGGCTTTGGTGTCCCTGTTATCCTTATGTTTTTGTCTGTCTTAATGTTCCAAATTGGTTCTCCTCTTTATATAAAAGTGAAAGCTAAAGATACGGAAAACTTGGTCATAGGATTGTTTCAAGCACTTGTAGCAGCTTTTAGGAAAAGAAATACCCGTCTTTCATTGAGTGATTGTGATGAATACTATCGTTGGCCACTTGAATCAGAGGTCTTGACTCCATCAATGGACTTAAG GTGGTTAAATAGCGCTTGCATGATTGAAGATGCTGAAAGAGATTTGAATCCTGATGGATCAGCTTCAAATCCATGGAAACTCTGTAGTTTGGAACAAGTTGAATCACTCAAGGCTCTTCTTAGAGTACTTCCTATGTGGTCCACTGGTTTTGTGATCTTTGTGGACATGAATGTGTTTGCATTTTCCTTACTTCAAACAAAAACCATGGATAGACACATCTTCCCTCACTTTGAAGTACCAGCAGCATCATTCAGTGTGTTCTTGATTATTGCTTTGACAATCTGGATTGCTTTCTACGACCGTGTTTTGGTCCCTTTACTATCAAAATATACTGGACAGCCAAGAGGGCTAAGTCCTGTCACCAGAATGGGGATTGGCTTAATAGCCTCCAGTATGTCTATTGCATTATCAGCAATAACAGAAAGCATAAGACGACAAAGGGCAATAGAGGAAGGACATGAGGACGATCCAAATGCTTTAGTGAACATGTCTGCTATGTGGTTTGTGCCACAGTATGCACTACTCGGAGTGGCTGAGGCTGCCCATGCAGTTGGACAGATTGAGTTCTTGTATGCTCTATTACCGAAAAGCATGTCCAGCACTGCGTCAGCTATGTACACTGTTGGGACTGCTGTGTCGAGTTTGATTGGAAGTATTCTGGTGAGTAGTGTGGATTGGCTTTCATCAACGGGAGGTAAAACGAGCTGGCTTTCGAGCAACATTAACCAGGGTCAcattgattactttttctggcTACTTACATTTTTGAACTTGCTAAActtgttatattttttgctcATCTGCTGGTTTTATGAAGTTGGCAATAATGGGAGCAGTAATTCAGCTCATGTTGCTGAAGATAAAGAATGTGATTATAGACTCTTATCTGAATCATGA